From the Xiphophorus maculatus strain JP 163 A chromosome 20, X_maculatus-5.0-male, whole genome shotgun sequence genome, one window contains:
- the ccdc71 gene encoding coiled-coil domain-containing protein 71, with the protein MAASPQGPLVRRPLAFANEERRAVHSWSRISSAGQNVLLDALKILSPMSRDLSCTEELVTFLQELSEEGHRPTVLRSKDVYCYRSCTSLPMTEEMLKLVSKNVRPATKKRKRKPQVKKREVHPSWSTTERSSPRIQGIRPPEVLVDRHTVVCSRTPIQTVEMLEDDVQPCLRLTSIEGLSGFHTARLQIQTVWESETPPVSFPSPRLPPTLSGIPSQPSQNGGGAPTKAVALFSQKSLSCPIRLDGALIGDSAPFFYANGRPVSQTHTDLTSNGWRGNGLHQDVPGSKGMTGATRQRNGWKDKKNLGRKVIKVDDSRSVAEACRKAQKILQVNLSPVIQIQPLNHVLRDFRFQKQ; encoded by the coding sequence ATGGCTGCTTCACCTCAAGGTCCCCTGGTCCGTCGGCCATTGGCGTTCGCCAATGAGGAGCGGAGGGCGGTTCACTCCTGGTCCCGCATCTCCTCAGCAGGACAAAATGTCCTGCTGGACGCTCTGAAGATCCTGAGCCCGATGTCTCGAGACCTTTCCTGCACGGAGGAGCTGGTGACCTTCCTGCAGGAGCTCAGTGAGGAAGGCCACAGGCCCACTGTTCTGCGCAGCAAGGACGTGTACTGCTACCGCTCCTGCACCAGCCTTCCCATGACCGAGGAAATGCTCAAGTTGGTCAGCAAGAATGTGAGACCCGCCaccaagaagaggaagaggaagcctCAGGTCAAGAAGCGGGAGGTTCATCCGTCCTGGAGCACCACCGAGAGGAGCAGCCCGAGGATCCAAGGGATTCGGCCTCCGGAGGTTCTGGTGGACCGTCACACCGTCGTCTGCAGCAGGACACCAATTCAAACTGTAGAAATGTTGGAGGACGACGTGCAGCCGTGCCTCAGACTGACCAGCATCGAAGGCCTGTCTGGCTTCCACACGGCCAGACTCCAGATCCAAACTGTCTGGGAGTCTGAGACGCCGCCCGTCTCCTTCCCCTCGCCGCGGCTCCCTCCAACGCTATCAGGAATACCGTCTCAGCCTTCTCAGAACGGTGGTGGGGCGCCCACCAAAGCCGTGGCCTTGTTCAGCCAGAAGAGCCTGTCCTGTCCGATCCGGCTGGACGGCGCCCTCATCGGGGACTCCGCGCCGTTCTTCTACGCCAACGGTCGGCCGGTCTCTCAGACGCACACAGACCTGACTAGCAACGGCTGGAGGGGCAACGGCCTCCACCAGGATGTTCCTGGGTCCAAGGGAATGACAGGCGCCACGCGGCAGAGAAACGGTTGGAAGGACAAGAAAAATTTAGGACGCAAAGTGATAAAGGTGGACGATTCACGGTCGGTGGCGGAGGCCTGCAGGAAAGCGCAGAAGATCCTGCAGGTCAACCTTTCTCCGGTGATCCAGATCCAACCGCTCAACCACGTTCTGAGGGACTTCCGGTTCCAGAAGCAGTGA